AACAGATGCAGGCCCAATACATGTTGGATGTGAGAGAGATTATTGAATTGGAATTTAGAGTTTTAGATCGATATTCTTGAATTATCTTTCTGTGAGCTGCACACCCACCGTATTATGGTCGTTTCGTTTTATCCCCACTTATGAAGGGTCAAGCCGATACAATCGGTATCGCGATGCGAAGGGCTTTACTTGGAGAACTAGAAGGAGCATGTATTACGCGCTCAAAATCTGATAAGGTACCACATGAATATTCTACGATAGTAGGTATTGAAGAATCAGTCCAtgaaattttaatgaatttgaaaaaaattgtatttagaaGGGATCTGTATGGAACTCTCGACGCATCTATCTATGTCAGGGGCCCTAGACACGTAACTGCTCAAGATATCATCTCACCACCTTCTGTAGAAATAGTTGATACTACACAGCATATAGCTGTCTTAACGGAACCGGTTGATTTGTGcattgaattaaaaattgagaGGGGTCGTGGATATTGTACGAGAACCCCAAATAACTATCAAGACGGAAGCTATCCTATAGATGTTGTATCCATGGCTGTTCGAAATGCGAATCATAGTGTTCATTCTTATGGGAATGGGAATGAGAATGGGAATGAGAAACAAGAgatactttttcttgaaatatggACGAATGGAAGTTTAACTCCTAAGGAAGCGCTTTATGAAGCTTCTCGTAATTTGATCgatttatttattccttttttacaTGCAGAGGAACAAGACATAAATAGAAATATGGAGGACAATCAATTGGAtaatatgaaaagagaaatcatattgAAACGTATTTTTATTGATCAATTAGAATTGCCTCCTAGGACTTATAACTGTCTCAAAAGGTCTAAGATACATACATTGCTGGACCTTTTGagtaaaagtcaagaagatTTTATAAGAATTGAGCATTTTCGCatagaagacataaaaaaaatatttgacatTCTACAGAAGGGTTTCACAATCGACTTGCTTCAAACTTCAACTCAGTTTGAATCccgttgaattttttttttcatttcgaaTGAAAGcacgaaatgaaaaaattataaatgaaagactatttattaactagaaaataatgaaataaaatttctattattttcttatctttatcttatttcttattttttataactaAGCTAACTATAAAATTATACTATAATTATTCTTCCTATATATTACAAATTTCTTcctatatattacaaattattattcaattcgaattgaataataatacacactaaaatatacacactaacgaaaaaagaagaaacaaaaacaaagtctgTTTTGAATCTTCAGCATAGTCTGTATTTGTGGATTCTTCAGAATAGATCtataataaaatgaaagagatgtatCTAGGAGGATAAACTTTGAAGTATGCCTAACTAGATACATACGTAATATCCCGCCTTACCTTAGTATTTCAAGatctattttaatttgaaaaagaccTAAAGTTAGAGACTTATCAATAGGTAATGTTCCTCCAATACCTAACCAAAGGGCTACTGCCGTACCAATCAAAAAGACTGTTGTAGCTACTGGGCGATGGAATGGATTTTGGAATTTATTAACATTTTCCAAAAAGGGTACTGTCAATAATCCCGCTGGTACCGAAACCATTAAAAGAACACCCAATAACTTATTGGGTACTGTACGGAGTATTTGAAATACGGGAAAGAAGTACCATTCGGGTAATATTTCCAAAGGAGTTGCAAATGGATCTGCCGGTTCACCAATCATTGATGGCTCTAGAACCGCTAGACCTACGTTACATGCAATAGTACCTAGAATTACTacggaaaaaatatataaaagatcattAGGCCATGCCGGTTCCCCATAATAATTATGTCCCATCCCCTTAGCTAATTTTGCTCTTAATACAAGATCATTCAAGTCGGGTTTCTTTGTTATTGGGATAGGTGAATTCTTATGGATCCATCCCTCGAAAGAACCGAACATGATGATTTTTCATCATCCAGCTCGAGCAATAATCAAAGGAATGAAATGGATTTATATAAAATCCATATGCCATCCAGGAAACTATGTTCGTATAAATAAATGCTCAATACCCAAGTAGGCTTACATCGATCATGATCAAATGCTTTTTGGATTGTCTCATACCTTGTAATTGATGCACAATATTGTTTTTTAGAGTCTTCTTACGTACAGAGGATTTACTTGTTACTAATAAAGTCTAGCCTCGATTCTTCCTTAGATCTCGTGTTTCACTCCAATAGTATCATAGATCGGGGTCGATGCAGGAGAAATGAATGCATTCCCTACTATAAGTTAAATAAATGGAAGTGGAATAGATAGAACATAATTTGGATCATGCCACATCACTTATTCTACTAGATCTTACGAAGCCTATTCATGCATGACATGATTCGGGTCTGATCATAGAAAAGATTCTCCTCAAAGGAACCAGCCTATCCTCTTGCTCCACAGGGGGGGCGACGGTTGGAACAGAGACACATTTGTTTATGAATTCCAATGTGGCAAATAATATATCTGCATGGACCAATCAATAGTTCAAGTCACACACTCCTATAATCCATCCTCTCCTCCGAGAATCCACTTCAACTGTTcgtatcaaataaaaaatactttgtGGTTGAAGGGAAATATCCAAATAACATGTcttattcttttcaataatcCATATTTATAGCAATGAAATacaaatactattttttttgttcctacccaaacaatatattatatgatcTATTACAAATACCTATGCTCTGTCTTCTCTATAAAGGACCTGAAATACCTTGCTTACGTATCATTGAAAAGTGCATTAACATAAATACGACGATAAAAAGAGGTAATACAAAAGTGTGTAAACTATAAAAGCGGGTCAAAGTGGATTGACCCACGCTACGCGTAATAACTCTACCAAGGGCGATCCCACTATAGGGATAGCCTCAGGCACACCAGTTACAATTTTGACTGCCCAATACCCAATTTGGTCCCAAGGTAAAGAATAACCAGTGCGCATCCATAAGATCCGTGTACCAAAACCTAGATCCAGGAAATTCTGGAAGTCCTCCGATGCTCTCGATTAATGAATTCATGAACAACTATGTTAAAAAGCACCAAAACGCCTTGAAGATACCAAATTCGCATCTGATTCGACTTCCAGTTCATTTGAGATTAACTATTTTATTACCGATCAATAAACAAGGACCCTTCCTCCAGCCGCAGGTAGAGTCAGAGAGAACTCCCATGGAAGGCCGCTTCCAACACCATCCTTACGCTGTCGTCTTCCCTCTAATGGCGCAAGGCCACATGAATCCCATGAATGACTTTGCTAGGATCCTCGCTAGCCACGGTTGCAGAGTCACCGTCCTCACCACACCCCTCAACTCCTTCAGGTACGACTCCATGATCGAATGGTCGAAATCTCAGGGCCTCAAATTGACTGTGGTCCATTTACCATTCCCATCTAGACAAGTGGGATTGCCGGAAAACTGTGAAAACATGGACTCCATCACCAATCCTGATATGTTACTGAAGTTCATCATAGGCACCAAGATCCTTCAGCAGCCGTTTGAAGATTTCGTGATGGAGGATCCACCCAATTGTATCATTTCAGATGCTTTCTTCCCATGGAGTACCCAAACAGCAGAGAAGGTCAAGATACCAAGGTACGTCTTCCACACCTGCAGTTGTTTCATGTATTGTGTGAATCAACGCATCGGAGCCCAAGGCTCTAACGAAGAAGAGTTTGTGGTCTCTGGTTTGCCTCATGAAGTTAAGATGAGGAAAGCTTTGAGTCCGCTTATTGGTGCTAGCAGCAGTGTGGATGCTTTTGTCAAGGAACTGAGAATGTCAGACAAGGCCAGCGCAGGAGTCATCTTCAACACTTCATACGAGATCGAGTCCGCCTATGTCGAACTATTCAAGTCGATGAGGGGTTGTCAACATCTCTGGACGGTTGGCCCTCTGTCGCTAATCAGCCATCCGAAGGGGAGGAGCAGAGAAGAGAAGCGGGGGAAGGAGCTGTCCTCCATTGATGAGGATCAATTCTTGAGATGGTTGGACTCTAAGCAACCGAGGTCTGTGATGTATGTATGCTTTGGAAGCATTGCTTCCCTTTCAGGACCGCAGCTCATGGAAGTGGGGCTGGGGCTCGAGTCCTCACAGCACCCGTTCATATGGGTAGTCAGAAAAGGGGTGGAAGAAAGGTTTCTGCAGGAATTGCAGGAGAGGGTGAAGGAGAGAGGGTTGATCATCAAAGGATGGGCTCCCCAACTGCTAATACTCTCACACCCTGCAGTAGGTGGATTCATGACTCACTGTGGATGGAATTCCTTGATGGAAGGTATAAGTGCAGGCCTGCCATTATTGACATGGCCCATGTTTGCGGAGCAACACGTCAGTGAGAGGCTGGTGGCAGATGTCCTTGGAGTTGCGCTTCCTGTCGGTAACAAGAAGGTCATGGGACTCTGTGAAGAACAGAAGGCCGAAGAATTGGTAAGACGCGAGCAAATAGAGAGGGTAGCGACTGCGGTTTTCAGCAATGAGCATGAAGCAAGAGAAATGAGAAGGAAAGCTACAGTGCTTGGTGAAATGGTGCGCAAGTCTGTTGAAGCTGGAGGCTCTTCTGCTCTCAACTTGAATCTCCTGTTGAAGAAGATCGGCTGTGATGTTTAAGGAGAGAAGCCTATTGTGAAGTTCGTGGTATTTCCAATTAGGCTTTAAGCTGCTTTCACTAGGCAAGCTCCATCTTGTTTACGCTGAAAATTATGTTAAAATAAGTTGGGGATTCGTGAATGCTTGATTTCTATTCTTAGCAGTACCATATGTAGATGGAGTGGTGGAAATCATACTTGAAAGTTGGAAGCTTGATTACGCAATCTAACATCAATAAAGTAACCTTGGAAGATTGTCACAagtttaatctttttttttttctttctatatggATACAAATACTTTCTATGTGGATACAAATACATCATCACTCTCTTGTAGTGGTCTCAATCGACCAACTATTCAAAAGAACATATGGTGCATTAATGTTCAATAATCAACTattcaaaagaatatatatataccattacAACACCGCAGGTGCTCTTCCTGGCACTTCAAAGTGCTAGGACAAGTCGTTCCCGTTGTGGACTAGAAGGCTCGAGAGATGTATATAGATGGCATGTACAGAATAATCAAAATCAAGGCGATCAGAATTTGCTATAACTTAGCTGAGCTGGGTATATGTGATTGGTGTAGAAAATATCAGAATCAAATGTTGTCAACAGCatttaatattttcttctttttatcaaTAATATGCAGTAAGGCTCCATCTGTTATATAGCAAAACATTATGTTAATGAGAAGCAATTCTATTGCGCATAGCTTCTGCTACATGACTACCGAATTCCTTTCTGCTTCCTTTGGTTCCCATGTTTTTCGCTGTTTCGATCTGATTAACAAAGCACCTGGCATTTTGC
This window of the Nymphaea colorata isolate Beijing-Zhang1983 chromosome 2, ASM883128v2, whole genome shotgun sequence genome carries:
- the LOC116247706 gene encoding UDP-glycosyltransferase 73C25-like isoform X2; translation: MLSSHGVPKQQRRSRYQVKMRKALSPLIGASSSVDAFVKELRMSDKASAGVIFNTSYEIESAYVELFKSMRGCQHLWTVGPLSLISHPKGRSREEKRGKELSSIDEDQFLRWLDSKQPRSVMYVCFGSIASLSGPQLMEVGLGLESSQHPFIWVVRKGVEERFLQELQERVKERGLIIKGWAPQLLILSHPAVGGFMTHCGWNSLMEGISAGLPLLTWPMFAEQHVSERLVADVLGVALPVGNKKVMGLCEEQKAEELVRREQIERVATAVFSNEHEAREMRRKATVLGEMVRKSVEAGGSSALNLNLLLKKIGCDV
- the LOC126409739 gene encoding DNA-directed RNA polymerase subunit alpha-like; its protein translation is MDDDKAGGRLSAFLLSHGPTVGSAVVSAMEKGAVVAEKATVGHGIHLFRRVCRPVWAIAHMEGPLICSTPLPITAAHPPYYGRFVLSPLMKGQADTIGIAMRRALLGELEGACITRSKSDKVPHEYSTIVGIEESVHEILMNLKKIVFRRDLYGTLDASIYVRGPRHVTAQDIISPPSVEIVDTTQHIAVLTEPVDLCIELKIERGRGYCTRTPNNYQDGSYPIDVVSMAVRNANHSVHSYGNGNENGNEKQEILFLEIWTNGSLTPKEALYEASRNLIDLFIPFLHAEEQDINRNMEDNQLDNMKREIILKRIFIDQLELPPRTYNCLKRSKIHTLLDLLSKSQEDFIRIEHFRIEDIKKIFDILQKGFTIDLLQTSTQFESR
- the LOC116247706 gene encoding scopoletin glucosyltransferase-like isoform X1 yields the protein MLSINEFMNNYVKKHQNALKIPNSHLIRLPVHLRLTILLPINKQGPFLQPQVESERTPMEGRFQHHPYAVVFPLMAQGHMNPMNDFARILASHGCRVTVLTTPLNSFRYDSMIEWSKSQGLKLTVVHLPFPSRQVGLPENCENMDSITNPDMLLKFIIGTKILQQPFEDFVMEDPPNCIISDAFFPWSTQTAEKVKIPRYVFHTCSCFMYCVNQRIGAQGSNEEEFVVSGLPHEVKMRKALSPLIGASSSVDAFVKELRMSDKASAGVIFNTSYEIESAYVELFKSMRGCQHLWTVGPLSLISHPKGRSREEKRGKELSSIDEDQFLRWLDSKQPRSVMYVCFGSIASLSGPQLMEVGLGLESSQHPFIWVVRKGVEERFLQELQERVKERGLIIKGWAPQLLILSHPAVGGFMTHCGWNSLMEGISAGLPLLTWPMFAEQHVSERLVADVLGVALPVGNKKVMGLCEEQKAEELVRREQIERVATAVFSNEHEAREMRRKATVLGEMVRKSVEAGGSSALNLNLLLKKIGCDV